In Archangium violaceum, the following are encoded in one genomic region:
- the gltG gene encoding adventurous gliding motility protein GltG, with protein sequence MPVPLTLKVFKGDTLVTAKDFERDIIKIGRLASAHLCLEDEKVSRIHSVIEVAADGSLSIIDMGSVEGTYVNGKRVNKGQLVFGDEIKVGGTTIRLENPAAVAAVNLATAAATVAPAAAAVAPAPERPLAAGLAQAATPAPTVTPAPVAVAPQPVAAPAPAPVQKAAPQPVAAPVAHAEAPAAEPVPRVRRVARKGSGPLGLGLHFMWGDQRVGEFFLPPGKKQSFTVGSAKGVNFIMGDAKLGGERFEVVRTDGQSFTVLFTGKMKGELTRKGETMDLKAVIESGKANHEGEAYALTLKDDDFISVDLGGVTLEALYESVPKKAFAPLGESVDFTVLNIFLLTFFLGAMFVIAAANHAAAGDEYADELAGTNARIAKLIVKPPETQKNKFLEKLNQQKAEKQAEKQAKKKDDGQTKKEVVKQATPNSNQAKPDKKAVAKNMAAKIFGGKGGAASLFGGGGLGGDLKGAMGNMFGAKVGAGGGFGGLGLRGGSGGGAGGGETIGIGAVGTKGRGGGMGGYGSGVGGLGGKQSVEVGIAAEDATVSGSLDKELIRQVIQRNKGQIRFCYESLLNRYPKLGGKVSIRFTIASEGNVVTSSVAQSTAGNSELEQCVAGRVRTWSFPKPKGGGSVVVTYPFLFKAAGE encoded by the coding sequence GTCACCGCGAAGGACTTCGAGCGCGACATCATCAAGATTGGCCGTCTCGCCTCGGCACACCTGTGCCTGGAGGACGAGAAGGTCAGCCGCATCCACTCCGTCATCGAGGTCGCCGCCGACGGCAGCCTGTCCATCATCGACATGGGCAGCGTCGAGGGCACCTACGTCAACGGCAAGCGGGTCAACAAGGGCCAGCTGGTCTTCGGAGACGAGATCAAGGTGGGTGGCACCACCATCCGCCTGGAGAACCCGGCCGCCGTGGCCGCGGTGAACCTGGCGACCGCAGCCGCCACCGTTGCCCCCGCCGCGGCCGCGGTGGCTCCGGCGCCCGAGCGCCCGCTGGCCGCGGGCCTCGCGCAGGCCGCGACCCCGGCGCCGACGGTGACTCCCGCTCCCGTGGCGGTGGCGCCGCAGCCGGTGGCCGCTCCGGCTCCCGCTCCCGTGCAGAAGGCCGCGCCGCAGCCGGTGGCCGCGCCCGTGGCGCATGCCGAGGCCCCGGCCGCCGAGCCCGTTCCGCGCGTGCGCCGGGTGGCTCGCAAGGGCAGCGGTCCGCTCGGTCTGGGCCTGCACTTCATGTGGGGCGACCAGCGCGTGGGCGAGTTCTTCCTGCCGCCGGGCAAGAAGCAGTCCTTCACGGTGGGCAGCGCCAAGGGCGTCAACTTCATCATGGGCGACGCCAAGCTGGGCGGCGAGCGCTTCGAGGTGGTGCGCACGGATGGCCAGTCCTTCACCGTGCTCTTCACCGGCAAGATGAAGGGCGAGCTCACCCGCAAGGGCGAGACGATGGACCTCAAGGCCGTCATCGAGTCCGGCAAGGCCAACCACGAGGGCGAGGCCTACGCGCTCACCCTCAAGGACGATGACTTCATCTCGGTGGACCTGGGCGGCGTGACGCTCGAGGCCCTCTACGAGTCGGTGCCCAAGAAGGCCTTCGCGCCGCTGGGCGAGTCGGTGGACTTCACCGTCCTCAACATCTTCCTGCTGACGTTCTTCCTCGGCGCGATGTTCGTCATCGCCGCGGCCAACCATGCCGCCGCGGGCGATGAGTACGCGGACGAGCTGGCGGGCACCAACGCGCGCATCGCCAAGCTCATCGTCAAGCCGCCCGAGACGCAGAAGAACAAGTTCCTCGAGAAGCTCAACCAGCAGAAGGCCGAGAAGCAGGCCGAGAAGCAGGCCAAGAAGAAGGACGACGGGCAGACGAAGAAGGAAGTCGTCAAGCAGGCCACCCCGAACTCCAACCAGGCCAAGCCCGACAAGAAGGCCGTGGCCAAGAACATGGCCGCGAAGATCTTCGGTGGTAAGGGCGGCGCCGCGAGCCTCTTCGGCGGTGGCGGCCTGGGCGGCGACCTGAAGGGCGCCATGGGCAACATGTTCGGCGCCAAGGTGGGCGCCGGTGGCGGCTTCGGCGGCCTCGGTCTGCGCGGCGGCAGCGGCGGTGGCGCGGGTGGCGGTGAGACCATCGGCATCGGCGCGGTCGGCACCAAGGGCCGCGGCGGTGGCATGGGTGGCTACGGCTCCGGCGTGGGCGGACTGGGCGGCAAGCAGAGCGTGGAAGTGGGCATCGCGGCCGAGGACGCCACGGTGTCGGGCTCGCTCGACAAGGAGCTCATCCGCCAGGTCATCCAGCGCAACAAGGGGCAGATCCGCTTCTGCTACGAGAGCCTGCTCAACCGCTACCCGAAGCTGGGCGGCAAGGTGTCCATCCGCTTCACCATCGCCTCCGAGGGCAACGTGGTGACGTCGTCGGTGGCCCAGTCCACCGCGGGCAACTCGGAGCTGGAGCAGTGCGTGGCCGGCCGCGTGCGCACCTGGTCCTTCCCCAAGCCCAAGGGCGGTGGCTCGGTGGTCGTCACCTATCCGTTCCTCTTCAAGGCGGCTGGTGAGTAG
- the cglE gene encoding adventurous gliding motility protein CglE → MKAFRPFVVCAALAIPALANAQAAGDRPAETFNEIERGLYFSVFGGPSFIVNPPASEGPRPFSSGQMAQVEVGVDIGERLSLGLFVLGSSNRAGSDYVGNSGGTASGDFSMLVPGAVVRAHLVGFADAQEVKRTWIYVRAGAGYALFRPKQLLPDPDILVFAGPGLEYYTRLRHFSVGIEVTGSFLVKSQSFGFAVTPNLRYAF, encoded by the coding sequence ATGAAAGCCTTCCGCCCCTTCGTCGTTTGCGCTGCTCTGGCGATCCCCGCTCTTGCGAATGCGCAGGCCGCCGGTGACAGGCCAGCCGAGACCTTCAATGAGATCGAGCGCGGTCTCTACTTCTCGGTGTTCGGTGGCCCCTCGTTCATCGTCAATCCGCCCGCCTCCGAGGGTCCTCGTCCCTTCTCATCCGGGCAGATGGCCCAGGTGGAGGTGGGCGTGGACATTGGCGAGCGCCTGTCGCTCGGCCTCTTCGTGCTGGGCTCCTCCAATCGCGCCGGCTCGGACTACGTGGGCAACTCGGGCGGCACGGCCTCCGGAGACTTCTCCATGCTGGTGCCCGGCGCCGTGGTGCGCGCGCACCTGGTGGGCTTCGCCGATGCCCAGGAGGTCAAGCGCACGTGGATCTACGTCCGCGCCGGCGCTGGTTATGCCTTGTTCAGGCCCAAGCAGCTCCTCCCGGATCCCGACATTCTGGTTTTCGCGGGACCGGGTCTGGAGTACTACACACGCCTTCGTCACTTCTCGGTGGGTATCGAGGTGACGGGGTCGTTCCTCGTCAAGTCTCAGTCATTCGGGTTCGCGGTGACGCCGAACCTTCGCTACGCGTTCTAG
- a CDS encoding DEAD/DEAH box helicase produces the protein MRVKSIDELELNVKGRLITTLLRVQRQVKPPMPETSAAPAGEAGSAEAGAAAEATQAPAASEPAQADAGASEGSPAAAPEQAAAGAPAEGAAPQAPAADPVKEKYAAYVDVMYLVGRAWRAAGDQERASAAFALSGREPQPEREEPAAKPAGERGERREGGREGREGGREGRDRRERGERGERREGGREAREGGREGERRERRERGERGERREGGREGREGERRQPLPELTGDWQEQSKQLETMGRTRDAARMHERNNSFAEAARLFEAGGDVKSALRNALAGKDNDAARRLMATVPPEQLAQTLEKAGAYELLMEIYIGKGDFENVARLYERARQFDQAALAYERAGKLSLARKAYERTRDFAAANRIRDLEVKALVERGDRLGAATLLVNAGRGKEAVDVLGTLPPPKAFHFLQRLKLEEEAKALAQKELARAEAENKPAGRARWLELLGEAATAATLYEEIGRKEKAMGLYEQIGHLPKAAALAEELQLRDKATELYKKLGDEAGVQRAQALPATPPPKRPADAAAAAEEAAETGAEGTQGVEGSSSAPAANEQESQ, from the coding sequence ATGCGGGTGAAGTCGATCGACGAGCTGGAGCTCAACGTCAAGGGCCGGCTCATCACCACGCTGCTGCGCGTGCAGCGTCAGGTCAAGCCGCCCATGCCCGAGACGTCGGCCGCTCCCGCGGGTGAGGCTGGCTCCGCCGAAGCCGGTGCCGCGGCCGAGGCCACGCAGGCTCCCGCGGCCAGCGAGCCGGCGCAGGCGGACGCGGGGGCGAGCGAAGGCTCTCCGGCAGCCGCTCCGGAGCAGGCCGCCGCGGGTGCACCCGCGGAAGGCGCCGCTCCGCAGGCTCCGGCGGCGGATCCGGTGAAGGAGAAGTACGCCGCCTACGTGGACGTCATGTACCTGGTGGGCCGCGCCTGGCGCGCCGCCGGAGATCAGGAGCGTGCCTCGGCGGCCTTCGCGCTGAGCGGCCGCGAGCCGCAGCCCGAGCGTGAGGAGCCCGCCGCCAAGCCGGCGGGTGAGCGCGGCGAGCGGCGTGAGGGTGGTCGCGAGGGCCGTGAGGGTGGTCGCGAGGGCCGCGATCGTCGTGAGCGCGGCGAGCGCGGCGAGCGGCGTGAGGGTGGTCGCGAGGCCCGTGAGGGTGGCCGCGAGGGTGAGCGCCGGGAGCGTCGCGAGCGGGGTGAGCGCGGCGAGCGGCGTGAGGGTGGCCGCGAGGGCCGTGAGGGCGAGCGCCGGCAGCCGCTGCCCGAGCTGACGGGCGACTGGCAGGAGCAGTCGAAGCAGCTCGAGACGATGGGCCGCACCCGCGACGCGGCGCGCATGCACGAGCGCAACAACTCCTTCGCCGAGGCCGCCCGGCTCTTCGAGGCCGGCGGGGACGTGAAGAGCGCGCTGCGCAACGCGCTGGCGGGCAAGGACAACGACGCCGCGCGCCGCCTCATGGCGACGGTGCCGCCGGAGCAGCTCGCGCAGACGCTCGAGAAGGCGGGTGCCTACGAGCTGCTGATGGAGATCTACATCGGCAAGGGTGACTTCGAGAACGTCGCCCGGCTGTACGAGCGTGCCCGTCAGTTCGACCAGGCGGCGCTCGCCTATGAGCGCGCGGGCAAGCTGTCCCTGGCGCGCAAGGCGTACGAGCGCACCCGTGACTTCGCGGCGGCCAACCGCATCCGCGACCTCGAGGTGAAGGCCCTGGTGGAGCGGGGAGACCGGCTCGGTGCCGCCACCCTGCTGGTGAACGCCGGCCGTGGCAAGGAGGCCGTGGACGTGCTCGGCACCCTGCCGCCGCCCAAGGCCTTCCACTTCCTCCAGCGGCTGAAGCTGGAGGAGGAGGCCAAGGCGCTCGCCCAGAAGGAACTGGCCCGCGCCGAGGCGGAGAACAAGCCCGCCGGCCGCGCCCGGTGGCTGGAGCTGCTCGGAGAGGCCGCCACCGCGGCGACGCTCTACGAGGAGATCGGCCGCAAGGAGAAGGCCATGGGGCTGTACGAGCAGATCGGCCACCTGCCGAAGGCCGCCGCCCTGGCGGAGGAGCTCCAGCTGAGGGACAAGGCGACCGAGCTGTACAAGAAGCTCGGAGATGAGGCGGGCGTGCAGCGCGCCCAGGCCCTGCCGGCCACGCCGCCCCCCAAGCGGCCCGCCGATGCCGCCGCGGCCGCCGAGGAGGCCGCCGAGACGGGCGCCGAGGGCACCCAGGGTGTCGAGGGCAGCTCGTCCGCTCCTGCTGCAAACGAGCAAGAAAGCCAATAA